A window from Neobacillus sp. PS3-40 encodes these proteins:
- a CDS encoding GNAT family N-acetyltransferase, giving the protein MLVDKIIKFENNYAEIQANVIEKTYGKIFYDKNNPFSYDSNHALINENTDYDSAIKDMVNFYESIAITPRVYTFTKNISAVGQYLETQGFNKSIEEICFFVQKNKIIIDIPKTIDFKRLKQIDETVYELFQSDSDQGEWGYKALIKSIDKEHFYLFGGYVDNNLVCIASIYKQNDISRINDVFTKKDKRGNGYGSQLINFITDFNDKNLKTISYLYANNHDAIKIYKKAGYEEINAIIRGCYWLE; this is encoded by the coding sequence ATGTTAGTAGACAAAATAATAAAATTCGAAAATAATTATGCTGAAATACAAGCTAATGTAATTGAAAAAACGTATGGAAAAATCTTTTATGATAAAAATAATCCATTTTCATATGATAGCAATCATGCATTAATTAATGAGAATACTGACTATGATTCAGCGATAAAGGATATGGTAAATTTTTATGAATCAATAGCTATAACGCCACGAGTGTATACATTCACAAAAAATATAAGTGCTGTCGGTCAATATTTAGAAACTCAAGGATTTAATAAATCAATTGAGGAGATTTGTTTCTTTGTCCAAAAAAATAAAATAATAATAGATATTCCTAAAACAATTGATTTTAAAAGGTTAAAACAAATAGATGAAACCGTTTATGAATTATTCCAATCTGATAGTGATCAAGGGGAGTGGGGTTACAAGGCTCTGATAAAGTCAATTGATAAAGAACACTTCTATTTGTTTGGTGGATATGTTGACAATAATTTAGTTTGTATAGCTTCAATTTACAAACAGAATGATATTTCAAGGATAAATGATGTATTTACTAAAAAGGATAAAAGAGGAAATGGTTACGGCAGCCAATTAATTAATTTTATAACTGATTTTAATGATAAGAATCTAAAAACAATAAGTTATTTATATGCTAACAATCATGATGCAATAAAAATATATAAAAAAGCTGGATATGAAGAAATCAATGCCATTATACGGGGATGTTATTGGTTGGAGTAA
- a CDS encoding YjjG family noncanonical pyrimidine nucleotidase, with translation MKKYTTLLFDVDDTLLDFDAAESLALRLLFEEHHFSLTPEIEKKYKTINKGLWKSFEEGIINRDVVLNTRFSILFKEYGKEVDGTILEKSFRSYLEQGHQLKDGAFDLISDLQNQYDLYIVTNGDSKTQDRRLRDSGLYPLFKDIFVSDVTGFQKPMKGFFDYVIARIPNFKVNQTLIIGDSLSSDIKGGNLAGIDTCWFNPEMKHNNSDIIPTYEIQKLEDLYRILTGKDSRISIR, from the coding sequence TTGAAAAAATATACAACGTTATTATTTGATGTAGATGATACACTTCTGGATTTTGATGCTGCAGAGAGTTTAGCATTGCGATTGCTTTTCGAAGAGCACCATTTTTCTTTAACACCTGAAATTGAAAAGAAGTACAAAACGATAAATAAGGGTCTCTGGAAGTCCTTTGAAGAAGGCATAATAAATCGTGATGTGGTTTTGAATACTCGTTTTTCTATTCTTTTTAAGGAATACGGTAAGGAAGTGGATGGAACTATTCTCGAAAAAAGTTTTCGCTCCTATCTTGAACAAGGACATCAACTTAAAGACGGAGCCTTCGATTTAATATCAGACTTACAAAATCAGTATGACTTATATATTGTGACGAATGGTGATTCTAAAACACAAGATAGGCGTTTACGTGATTCAGGATTATATCCGTTATTCAAGGATATTTTTGTCTCGGATGTCACTGGCTTTCAAAAACCGATGAAGGGCTTTTTTGATTATGTCATTGCGAGAATTCCTAATTTCAAAGTGAATCAAACATTAATTATTGGAGATTCCTTAAGTTCAGATATTAAAGGTGGCAATCTAGCAGGGATTGATACATGTTGGTTTAATCCAGAAATGAAACACAATAACTCTGATATTATTCCAACCTATGAAATTCAAAAACTCGAGGATCTTTATCGAATTTTAACTGGAAAAGATAGTAGAATAAGCATTCGTTAG
- a CDS encoding anti sigma factor C-terminal domain-containing protein, with protein MSDKHEPKNGDEIDFISSPTLQKAITKSKRKQTIQYVIIAVLTTSILLTALFMSSKYILTKRIDNQDSFYNAVHGANISGGGTTYNYNLFSIVAETTYRKTIGDRSILWDRKTEKIPLFGRIETIGTSSGMMEINSLNKEAKRVVRYNNFNNERKIDFYYPGLSYDYLPHELDIAVGLDKNTLIEVALSFKEPMTLAEVADQLGKENVNWLWVDTTTAAQMDRMETELENDSLKTKGGGGAFGFEVRPEAPFSEENGQVFIKMLEQLNKHSHKSSIKEALKGIKENTQGTKGKIRLNGAVVTGTAAELKRFQNLDFIRSSVLGATIDKY; from the coding sequence ATGAGTGATAAACACGAACCAAAAAATGGCGATGAAATCGATTTTATAAGCAGCCCTACCTTGCAAAAGGCAATCACAAAATCGAAAAGGAAGCAAACAATCCAGTATGTCATCATTGCTGTTCTTACCACTTCCATCCTGTTGACCGCTCTTTTCATGAGCAGTAAATATATCCTTACTAAACGGATAGACAATCAAGACTCTTTCTATAATGCGGTTCACGGAGCAAATATTTCAGGTGGGGGTACGACTTATAACTACAACCTTTTTAGTATAGTAGCAGAGACAACATACCGTAAAACCATCGGCGACCGATCAATACTATGGGATAGGAAGACCGAGAAAATTCCTCTCTTTGGAAGGATAGAAACCATTGGAACAAGTAGTGGAATGATGGAAATCAATAGTTTAAATAAAGAAGCAAAAAGGGTTGTTCGTTATAATAACTTCAATAATGAAAGAAAAATAGATTTCTATTATCCTGGGTTGTCCTATGACTATCTGCCGCATGAACTCGATATTGCAGTAGGTTTGGATAAGAATACGTTAATCGAGGTTGCACTTTCCTTTAAGGAACCAATGACCCTAGCTGAGGTGGCTGATCAGCTGGGCAAGGAAAATGTTAATTGGCTATGGGTCGATACAACGACAGCCGCTCAAATGGACAGAATGGAAACGGAACTGGAAAATGATAGCCTAAAAACAAAGGGCGGAGGGGGTGCATTTGGATTTGAGGTTAGACCGGAAGCCCCTTTTTCTGAGGAAAACGGTCAAGTGTTCATCAAAATGCTGGAACAGCTAAACAAACATAGTCATAAAAGTTCAATTAAAGAGGCTCTAAAGGGAATTAAAGAAAATACCCAAGGAACAAAGGGGAAAATCCGTTTAAACGGAGCCGTTGTAACCGGTACGGCAGCGGAGCTTAAACGTTTCCAAAACCTAGATTTCATCCGCTCATCCGTCCTTGGCGCAACGATCGATAAATATTAA
- a CDS encoding sigma factor-like helix-turn-helix DNA-binding protein, with protein sequence MELNLNEGLLEINSKDRPETILLEKEKSRELGYALSQLKPHFQELMLLKYHSGLMYAEISKLLEMSVSSIKTNIFRERKKLANIFKEANHE encoded by the coding sequence GTGGAACTGAATTTAAACGAGGGACTTCTTGAGATTAATAGTAAGGATCGTCCTGAGACAATTCTTCTCGAAAAAGAAAAGAGCCGTGAGCTTGGATATGCACTTTCTCAGTTAAAGCCTCATTTTCAAGAGTTGATGCTATTAAAGTATCATTCCGGCCTAATGTACGCTGAAATTTCGAAATTACTAGAAATGAGCGTTAGTTCAATTAAGACAAATATATTTAGGGAGAGGAAAAAGTTGGCAAATATTTTTAAGGAGGCAAACCATGAGTGA
- a CDS encoding lytic transglycosylase domain-containing protein translates to MQFSVDAGGPQLLGKYKKQRKPKVILMTKSEESPLNKYLALIQKKSKHVLKNWIWPFFRKVLILIGILAVLIYTAGKVNWTPMENLVIDKLAHQEPVRIQLYLPFQDKVDITDTKAYKKEQYLIFKTNIKNTVQLIASKIPFLSSAPKHSLTSISKEISDKSKFKDLLGNKLELEDNQAADTQVALSDWDIIKNNLKDGFSALNDMLTVRIMTADGKPMIIKVVENKPVVVVEYDSSDKVMRWGKEIQAASSKYGIDPAVIAAVIEQESGGNPNVQSPAGAIGLMQLMPRTAHGLGVNPYDPAENIEGGTKYLAIQLNRFGSIEMALAAYNAGPGNVLNSRYLYISETQNYIRNVPALATKYQRQFTEAVSAAKTSSKK, encoded by the coding sequence ATGCAGTTTAGTGTAGATGCAGGAGGACCACAATTACTTGGAAAATACAAAAAACAGAGAAAACCAAAGGTTATTTTAATGACAAAAAGTGAGGAATCTCCCTTGAATAAATATCTTGCACTAATACAAAAAAAGAGTAAGCATGTTTTGAAGAATTGGATTTGGCCATTTTTTCGCAAAGTTCTAATTCTCATCGGAATTTTGGCTGTGTTGATTTATACAGCCGGAAAAGTTAATTGGACGCCTATGGAAAACTTGGTTATTGACAAACTAGCCCATCAGGAACCTGTTAGAATTCAGCTCTACCTACCGTTTCAAGATAAGGTGGATATCACTGATACAAAAGCTTATAAAAAGGAACAGTATTTGATTTTTAAGACCAATATAAAAAATACGGTTCAGTTGATAGCTTCAAAGATCCCTTTTCTAAGCAGCGCTCCAAAACACAGCTTAACAAGTATCAGTAAGGAAATTTCTGATAAAAGCAAATTCAAGGACCTACTCGGTAATAAACTAGAATTAGAGGATAACCAGGCAGCTGATACACAGGTTGCCTTATCTGATTGGGATATCATTAAAAACAATCTAAAAGACGGTTTTAGTGCCCTTAACGACATGTTAACTGTTAGGATTATGACTGCAGATGGCAAACCAATGATTATTAAGGTTGTGGAGAACAAACCAGTTGTCGTTGTTGAATATGATTCATCTGATAAAGTTATGAGATGGGGCAAAGAAATACAAGCCGCCTCTTCGAAATATGGAATTGACCCTGCTGTAATAGCTGCTGTTATCGAACAAGAATCTGGAGGTAATCCTAATGTCCAAAGTCCAGCTGGAGCTATTGGATTGATGCAGTTAATGCCTAGAACAGCCCATGGCTTAGGAGTTAATCCATACGACCCTGCCGAGAACATTGAAGGGGGAACAAAATATTTAGCCATTCAACTTAATCGTTTTGGAAGCATAGAAATGGCGTTGGCTGCTTATAATGCCGGTCCTGGAAACGTGCTCAACTCAAGGTACTTGTATATCTCTGAGACCCAAAATTATATTCGAAATGTACCTGCTTTGGCTACTAAATATCAGCGCCAATTTACAGAAGCAGTAAGTGCAGCTAAAACTTCCAGCAAAAAATAA
- a CDS encoding heavy metal-binding domain-containing protein yields MIVVTKEKIEGYEIKEVLGACFGLVVRSRGFAGQITAAFRSLVGGEIYEYTEMLEDARKQALDRLNQNAQAMGANAVVMFRFDSGEIGQNMSEIVAYGTAVIVEKVD; encoded by the coding sequence ATGATAGTTGTAACGAAAGAGAAGATTGAAGGATATGAAATTAAGGAAGTATTAGGGGCTTGTTTTGGCCTTGTTGTGAGAAGTCGCGGATTTGCTGGTCAGATTACTGCTGCATTTAGGTCCCTTGTAGGTGGGGAAATTTATGAATATACGGAAATGCTTGAAGACGCAAGAAAACAAGCATTAGATCGCTTAAACCAAAATGCCCAGGCAATGGGCGCCAATGCAGTCGTCATGTTTCGATTTGATTCAGGCGAAATTGGTCAAAACATGAGCGAGATTGTTGCATATGGCACAGCAGTTATTGTAGAAAAGGTTGATTAA
- a CDS encoding DoxX family protein: MINSGLLIIRLVIGVLFMAHGAQKLFGWFGGYGIKGTGGWLESIGIKPGVTMAIFAGLAELLGGILFTLGLLTPLAGIMIAGTMVMAIVKVHGPNGLWATSNGYEYNLTLIAVVIGIALIGPGQYALDALLF; the protein is encoded by the coding sequence ATGATAAATAGTGGTTTATTAATAATTCGTTTGGTGATTGGTGTTTTATTTATGGCTCATGGAGCCCAGAAATTATTTGGCTGGTTCGGAGGATATGGAATAAAAGGTACAGGGGGATGGTTGGAATCTATTGGTATTAAACCTGGTGTAACAATGGCAATTTTTGCAGGATTAGCAGAACTTTTGGGAGGAATATTGTTCACTTTAGGCCTGTTAACTCCACTTGCGGGAATAATGATTGCAGGAACCATGGTTATGGCTATCGTTAAGGTGCATGGTCCAAATGGATTATGGGCAACATCAAACGGATATGAATACAATCTAACTTTGATTGCAGTTGTAATCGGGATTGCTTTAATTGGCCCAGGCCAATATGCATTAGATGCTTTATTATTCTAA
- a CDS encoding L,D-transpeptidase family protein, with protein sequence MRKIKIIIISSLIMIIALVFAGIYYYQSTRFNSNITINDTKVGGLTADQAIKKLKSTVLKNVVFVGQEQIFDGKDTKMEFTNNDMTGVKKLLRRQQTFFPTSKAKSYLFIPGKADYYQSKTMKKKIEEKLILMNKGLKAPQDAEAHLEQGKMIVSKSINGKQFDVASLVKDYQKQEFNSEIHLNAVYLQPIKADSPIVKQEMKMLQELVQRTIDYKVQNKDYSFIASDLIKNASVSKKMKYSINTSDIQKKVAEIDRSQSTLNKNYTFKTHSGSVISVKGESYGWAIDVGAETKRIQEAFEKGEKAILAYNIYGIGWNTYGIGYHNPTNNGIGNTYAEVSIKEQRIWIYKNGQLKVTTPVVTGRHDTHEDTPKGLWYIMFKESPSILQGSEVGNPNYSVKVDYWAPFTLGGVGFHDASWRKNWASTAYLKKGSGGCVNTPPSIMKAVYDNLAQNEPVVVY encoded by the coding sequence ATGCGTAAAATTAAAATAATTATTATAAGCAGTCTGATCATGATAATTGCACTCGTATTTGCAGGTATCTACTACTATCAGTCAACTCGATTCAATTCGAATATCACGATCAATGACACTAAAGTTGGGGGACTAACTGCGGATCAAGCAATAAAAAAATTAAAATCAACTGTATTAAAAAATGTAGTCTTTGTCGGACAAGAACAAATTTTTGATGGAAAAGATACGAAAATGGAATTTACGAATAATGATATGACTGGAGTTAAGAAGTTATTAAGAAGACAGCAGACCTTTTTCCCTACTTCAAAGGCAAAAAGTTATTTGTTTATACCAGGCAAAGCGGATTATTATCAAAGCAAAACCATGAAAAAGAAAATAGAAGAAAAGCTCATATTAATGAATAAGGGCTTAAAAGCACCACAAGATGCCGAAGCCCATTTAGAACAGGGTAAAATGATCGTCTCCAAAAGCATTAATGGAAAGCAGTTCGATGTGGCTAGTTTGGTAAAGGATTATCAGAAGCAGGAATTCAATAGTGAAATCCATCTGAATGCCGTATATTTGCAGCCTATCAAAGCGGACAGCCCAATTGTGAAACAAGAAATGAAAATGCTGCAAGAACTCGTTCAACGAACCATTGATTATAAGGTACAGAACAAAGATTATTCTTTTATAGCAAGCGATTTAATTAAAAATGCATCAGTGTCAAAAAAAATGAAATATAGCATTAATACAAGCGATATTCAGAAGAAGGTTGCTGAAATTGACCGTTCTCAATCGACATTAAATAAAAATTATACATTTAAGACCCATTCAGGTTCAGTAATATCGGTAAAAGGGGAATCCTATGGCTGGGCAATTGACGTTGGCGCCGAAACAAAGCGGATTCAGGAAGCTTTTGAAAAAGGGGAAAAAGCCATACTTGCCTATAATATCTATGGTATTGGTTGGAACACTTATGGCATCGGCTATCATAATCCAACGAACAATGGAATTGGGAACACATATGCGGAAGTGTCAATTAAGGAACAGCGCATTTGGATTTATAAAAATGGGCAATTAAAAGTTACAACACCAGTGGTAACAGGCAGACATGACACCCATGAAGACACACCAAAAGGCCTGTGGTATATCATGTTTAAAGAATCACCTTCCATCCTACAGGGCAGTGAAGTAGGCAATCCGAATTATTCAGTTAAAGTTGACTATTGGGCACCCTTTACTCTCGGAGGAGTTGGGTTCCACGATGCCAGCTGGAGGAAAAATTGGGCGAGTACTGCCTACCTTAAAAAAGGATCTGGTGGATGCGTCAATACACCACCAAGTATTATGAAAGCCGTGTATGACAATCTAGCCCAAAACGAACCAGTTGTCGTTTATTAA
- a CDS encoding SDR family oxidoreductase: MKLDGKVAIITGAASGMGKAIAELYAKEGAKVILADLNFEGAKAVVEGIKNNGGLAKALQVNVAKLGDIENMIDTAVTEYGTLDILVNNAGIMDGFEPVGDISDEKWDLLFDVNTKGVMRAMRKAIPIFLEKGKGVIINTASTGGLNGAHSGVAYGASKHAVIGLTKNTGFMYAKKGIRCNAIAPGAVETNIALSMNNINQFGMERAGLTHGLSPRSGQPEEIAQVALFLASDESSFVNGTVVVVDGGWTAAF, from the coding sequence ATGAAATTAGATGGGAAAGTGGCAATTATAACAGGGGCAGCATCAGGTATGGGGAAGGCAATTGCAGAATTGTATGCGAAAGAGGGGGCTAAAGTGATTTTAGCAGACCTCAACTTTGAAGGTGCAAAGGCAGTTGTAGAGGGGATTAAAAATAATGGTGGTCTGGCTAAAGCACTTCAAGTAAATGTTGCAAAATTAGGGGATATCGAAAACATGATAGACACAGCAGTTACTGAATATGGAACTTTAGATATCCTAGTAAATAATGCTGGTATAATGGATGGATTTGAACCCGTTGGAGATATTAGTGATGAAAAATGGGATTTACTATTTGATGTGAATACAAAAGGTGTAATGCGCGCAATGCGAAAAGCAATACCTATCTTTTTAGAAAAAGGAAAAGGTGTCATCATAAATACAGCTTCTACTGGCGGATTAAATGGTGCTCATTCAGGTGTTGCTTATGGAGCATCGAAGCATGCAGTTATTGGATTAACTAAGAATACGGGCTTTATGTATGCAAAAAAAGGTATTCGCTGTAATGCAATCGCACCAGGAGCAGTTGAAACTAATATTGCTTTAAGTATGAATAATATTAATCAATTCGGTATGGAACGAGCAGGCTTAACTCACGGATTATCACCGCGCTCTGGTCAACCTGAAGAAATAGCACAAGTTGCATTGTTCTTAGCTTCTGATGAATCAAGTTTTGTAAACGGTACAGTGGTAGTAGTCGATGGTGGTTGGACTGCTGCATTTTAA
- a CDS encoding CBS domain-containing protein, translating to MKVKDFMIRSVITANESDSVEMILKKMAKYKIGGLPVVDAENQLKGIVTDGDVLRYLTPTEENMYIYWAYYVTGVPEIPETPEASVASKKGDHVKDFMKKKVATISEDDTLKSAIELLARHHFKKIPVLNEEMKVVGIISRGDIIRRLSEKFLTK from the coding sequence ATGAAAGTAAAAGATTTTATGATCCGTTCTGTGATCACTGCTAATGAAAGCGACAGCGTTGAAATGATTTTAAAGAAAATGGCCAAATACAAAATCGGCGGGCTTCCCGTGGTGGACGCAGAGAACCAGTTAAAAGGGATTGTTACAGATGGTGATGTGCTAAGGTATTTAACACCCACAGAAGAAAACATGTACATCTATTGGGCTTACTATGTTACGGGTGTACCAGAAATTCCTGAAACACCGGAAGCAAGCGTAGCATCAAAAAAGGGAGATCACGTTAAAGATTTCATGAAAAAAAAGGTTGCAACAATTAGTGAAGACGATACTCTAAAAAGTGCCATTGAGCTTTTGGCAAGACATCATTTTAAAAAAATTCCGGTCTTAAATGAAGAAATGAAAGTGGTAGGCATTATCAGCCGCGGAGATATCATCAGAAGATTATCTGAAAAATTTCTTACAAAATAA
- a CDS encoding MarR family transcriptional regulator, which translates to MMEGKCTNFPYLLLMQTSKAVQDRIRIEITKSKLTITEFSVLEVLYNKGKQTIHQIGNSILISSGSMTYVIDKLEQRGLLNRSACPVDRRVIHVLLTDDGSDLMENILPKHTELVEFMLGSLSNREKEILVKLLKKVRDRVES; encoded by the coding sequence ATGATGGAAGGAAAATGTACAAATTTTCCTTATCTACTATTAATGCAGACATCGAAAGCAGTTCAGGATCGAATTAGGATCGAAATTACCAAAAGCAAACTTACTATTACTGAATTTTCTGTTTTAGAAGTGCTTTACAACAAGGGAAAACAAACGATTCACCAAATTGGTAACAGCATCCTAATATCAAGCGGATCAATGACATATGTAATAGATAAATTAGAACAAAGAGGATTGTTAAATCGGAGTGCATGTCCAGTCGACCGTAGAGTCATTCATGTACTTTTAACCGATGATGGGAGTGATTTGATGGAGAATATCCTGCCCAAACATACAGAATTAGTTGAATTCATGCTTGGTTCTTTAAGTAATCGTGAAAAAGAGATTTTGGTCAAACTGTTGAAAAAGGTAAGAGATCGAGTTGAAAGTTGA